GTTCGAATAACCCAGGGTGGCGACGAAGAAGTACCGTAAAAATTTTGTTTAGAAAGGGCTGTAACAGTGCGGGCGGTAGTGGTCTGGCAACAATACCGGCGAGTAAAATTGGAGAGAACGGAGGCGGATTTTTATACGTAGGGAACACGGTGTGACTCTATCCAACAGCTATATGAGCCTATTGGGTAACACGAAGGCTGCATATTGAATTTGATCTGGATCAATAGAGCCAAAAAAAGAGGCGGCCCGAAGACCGCCTCTTTCAGAATGTAGGTTCGAAAAATTCCGTTATTTGACTGGATAGTCAACCGGGAATTTGTGACCCAATTCTTTTTGGTACTTGATATAGGCCTTCATAATTCTGCCCATATTAATACCTTTCTTTTTCGAAACAGCCGCGGCCCGTTCACCCGGCCAGTTTTTCAGGCGATTTGCCCAAGCAACTTTAGCGGCAGGGGCAATCGTCCGGATCTTAATTCCAGCACCCTTTAGCTTATCGATCCCCCAGTCGTGATCATTCTGGGCTGCAATCAGTGACTTGGTTTCATAGACACGAGCAACTTCGTCGATAATCTTGACGACTTCCTTCGGCAATTTCTTGCGGACCTTAAGTCCCATGGTCAAGGAAATCTGCGTCACCGCACCAAAATCAGTAACGGTGTAGGTGCCGCCCTTGGTTGCCTGATGAAGCTTCAGTTTGAAATCCGTATCCGGGAACAACACGATACCTGCACCAACGCCAGTTTGTAGCTGCTGGGCAGCTTTCGGAATGGTCGTCCGAACAGGAATTGCACCCTTTACCCAAGGCAGGTTCGGGCCAGCGGCCAGAATCTTTTTGCCCTTAAGCTGTTCAAACTTGGTCCAATCAAACTTGGTCAACAGACCGTAGTTGTTAAACCCGGAAAGCGCGATCAACTTTTGCTTATAGCGTTTTTCGTAATCCTGCTGAATTGCGGGGAATTCATCGACAACGCGGCGAAATGATTTGAGTGCCTTAACTGCATCGGGCTCGCCAAACGGCACGTAGTAGCCCAAGTTCATGGCCATGGCTTTATCGTCATCGAAGCAGACGCACCATCCACCGATGTCCAATCTACCGTCCTGAACACCTTCCAAGGTGTCAAAAACTTTTACGACCTTACCGAAGTAGTGCTGCTGAAACTTCAATTTGTATTTCGTTTCTGCTGCAACACGCTTAACAACGTCAGGCGCAAATTGCGTCTTCATAAACTTCGTGTAGGTCAGAAAGTCCGGATGACCCGAGCCCATACGCAACGTGATGTTGTTGCCGTCCATTTTAAGAGCTTCCGCGGTGTTGCCAAACGCAAACATAAGCGCTGCTGCAGCAACCCCAACCAAGCCAATTTTATTCATCGTACGTTTCACTGTTTTTACCTCCCAATAAAATTATTAGCTAGCTGCTAATTTTCGTGCCAAATCCTAGGGTGTCAGTCTTTCAAATGCAAGTTGCTCATAGTCCATTCACATTAAGTTGAGGGCACACTCACATTAAATCGAGGACATTATTGTGGCAAAAAAAGGCAACACCGTGGCAGGGTTTAGAGGCTCTAATGAACCTTGGGGGAAACGAAATAGTCTGATCGGCTGGCGGAACGAACTTGGACCTGCATGGTTTCACCATCGCGGAGGATTTCCATCGGCACATCTACTCCAGCATCGCCGCTGGCCCATATGTAGCGATACATTTCGACCAATTCATTTACCGGCCTGCCGGCGATTTCTAAAATCAGATCGCCCGCTTCGATACCTGCTTTCTGGGCAGGTCCACCATTGGCCAGACCTCCAATCATTAGATGTTGGTTGACCTCTGCCGTCAGAATTCCCAACCAGGGCCGGGTCGGCCGGTTCGGTTTTCCATACATCAGAAGATCGTCCATGATGGGTGCCAGCAGATCAATGGGAACGACCATGTTGCCATTCATGGGTGTTTCATCGCCTTGGGCCTGTTGAACGAATAACGAGCCAATTCCCCGCAAGGTCCCATCCATGCCAATCATCGCGCCGCCGCCCCAATTGGGATGAGCCGGGTTGATGAAAATCGCCTTATCCAAGACGTATTCCCAATAACCAGCAAATTCACGGATTGAGACAATTTCGGCGGTCATTGAATTCTCGCGACCGCCACTGCCGGCAAAAACAACAGGTTCGCCTTCATACAATGATGAGGAACTGCCAATTTCCAGCGGCTTAATATCCAGACGGCCCATGGCTTGGACAAGTCCCAAACCGGTTTCCTGATCATAGCCGACGACATGGGCGGCACATGCCTTGCCATCGTTATCCACGACCCAAACAGCTTCTGCCTCGGTAATCAAATAACCAATGGTTAAAATCAGTCCATCGTCGCGGATCAGCACGCCATTACCTGCACGTTCGGTACCAAGAGTCTGCGCCGTGAAGGCGTTTTCCGGGGTGCGCGACGTCAGCGACACCACAGCCCCAAGGGTGCTAGCAAGGTCAAACGACACGTCCTCCTGTTTGGGCCGCGTCACGATGTCAAAATCTGGGCTATCAAATTCACTCATGGGGGAAATAATAATGCTTCATTGCGCGCTGGACAAATTATTATATTTTCTGTTCCTGTGAGGATGAAAAATTTAGGATACCCCAATGTACACACCCCCTGCCTACCGGCAAGAAGATCCAGCCGTTCTGCATGATCTGATTGATGAATTTGGCTTTGCGACCTTGGTGACGCTTGGACCTGAGGGCCCAACCGCAAATCATATACCAATGCTAATTGACCGGGGAGAAGGACCCTACGGCCGTTTGCGCGGTCATTTGTCCAAGGGCAACCCGCAATTTTTAGAAATGCGTTCGGAGGTTCCAGCGCTGGCGATATTCCAAGGTCCTCATACCTATGTGTCTCCCAACTGGTATCCGTCGAAACAGGAACACGGCAAGGTTGTACCGACCTGGAATTATGTTGCCGTGCACGCCACCGGGCCATTGACGGTGATAGAAGATGATGAGGGGTTGATGAGGATCATCGACGATCTGACCCGCAAGCATGAACAAAATTTTGAAAATCCTTGGAACATCTCTGATGCTCCAGACGACTATATCCAGCGCATGCTAAAAGGCATTATTGGTTTTGAAATTCAGATTGGAAAATTGGAAGGCAAATGGAAGATGAGCCAGAACAAACCCAAGATTGAAGATCGTCGGGGGGTGATTGAGGGTTTGAATGCAAGTGGAAACCTCGCCGATGGAGAGGTCGCTGCGATTATGAGTAAGATTTTAGAAGATTAACTTCGGAAATGGAGGGCGGTGAGAACCGACCGTAAAAAGGGTTAAGGGAGTTGGGGGATGGGGGAATTTAACCCTTGGGACATTTACGGTCGGTCGCTCACCTTCTGGGAAGCTGGTTAGGGCACCTCGTTATGGTGCGCACTATTATTTGAGGGTAAAAGCAGATGCGTGGGAGGTGACATGGCTGGAGTGGAGCCGCCAAGCATTACTTCTGTGAAATTTTTTAAGATCGTACGAGCATCACCGGCGACGTCTGAGACGTCGTTCGCAGCGTGCGACTGTTCTGTGTAACTAGGACTGGTAATGTACGTCATTCTGACGTCTCCCGAAACCAATCCCCCCAATAAAAATTGTAAACACCAAAGGTTGGCGCTTTTTGCGCCGTTGGGACGATTATACGGGCCGTTCGTTACCGAGTTGTTAAGAAGATGCTGAATCTTTGATGGGCGGGCCTTTTAATTCGACAGTATTGCCCTCGGGGTCGTTTAAATAGAGCGACGGGCCGTACCCCTTCGCGCCAAACCGGTCGCCAAAGCCCGTCGTTTCTACACCGTGAGATTTGAGATAGGCCTGAATGGCCTCGCCATCGAAGGGCTCCACCTGAAGGCAGAAATGATCCATGTTATGGGCTTCTGTACCTGGAAGGGCGCCTTTCTCGTTAGATAATCTTCCGCCGGGCGTCAGAATGTCGATTTGAGAATTTCCGGCACGAAGTTGTGTCAGGCCAATTTCAGGCCCTGTTTGGCGGTCAATGGTGCAGCCAAGGACATCGCAATAAAATCGGATTAATCGTTCTGAGTCATGGGCTCTGATGACGACATGATCAAGTCCTATGAGTTGAATGACAGAATCAGCCATGACCTTATGCCCACCTGCCCTGGACTATGCACGTCTCATTCTAGAGGCCGCGCCACCACCTGGGTTGCCTTTGCCGGTAAACAGGTGGCCCGAAGGCAATTGAGTAAAATCATCGGCATCCAGGGAAGGTTTTCCAAATAAGAAACCTTGGACGTAATCAATGCCGCATTCTTTGACGAAATTGAAATCAGTATCGTTTTCGATCCATTCGGCGATGGTCTCAACACCCATTTTTTCGCAAAGGTCAGCAAGTGCCGACAGGAAGGCTTTTCCTTTGTGCCATTTCTGAGCATTGGCAATGGCACTGCCGTCAAGCTTAACCACATCAACCTCAAGCGTGCTGAGGTATTGGAAGCTCGCCGCACCGGCGCCGAAGTCATCAAGACATACGTGATAGCCTTGTTTGCGGAGGCTTTGGATGAAGTCGTTGGCGGATTCAAGGTCACTCATGCGGGCTGATTCGGTAATTTCGAACATGAGCTTGTCTTTAAGCCAGATATTCTCGCGAAGCAGCTTATGGAGTGCGGTAACATATTCCGGTTTGTCGACGGAATTGCCCGATATATTGACGGCCACCCGATATTTGTCGCTGTTGCGGGGCTTGGTATTTAGCCATTCGACAACTTTATGAACCATGGCGATGTCGAATTCGTGAATTCGACCCGTTTCTTCAGCATACGTAATGGCTTCGTACGGAGATTCATCGAAATCATCCATATTGAAGCGGACCAGGGACTCGTAGTGATGAATCTCACCGGACTGAATGTTGATGATTGGGTGGAACACCGGTTTGAAATTATTATCCCCGATCGCTTTGTCGAACATGGTGTTATATTTGGCGGCTTCCGTCGCCAGGGACCCTAAGCTGTCACAGAGGCCCTGCATCGAAAAGTCCCGGCCTTCCGTCTTGCGGAATTTGTTAATCGTAAAGATCAGGCCCATGCCGATGTCTTCACTAGATGCATCGCTTTCAGCCACGTTGGTCGTCGCTGTTTCAACCGCAACGCCCTTGCCCAAGGGGTCGGACGCTTTCGAAATTGCGGTAATTTGAGCCTTTAAATCATCAATGTTTACGCCGGAGTCATGGACCAAACCAAAGCCGTCTTCACCGATTTTGGCAGCGGTATCTCCGCCGACAGAATGCTCTTTTAACTGCGATGAAATTTGGGAGACGAGATCTTTCCCGCCTTCTTTGCCAAGGCGTCCGGCAAGTTCATCGAGTTCGGGGACTTTGACCAAGGTGAAATTGGCATCTTCGCCTTTAGCACGGAGCTCGTTTAACTTTTCGGCGGCAATATCAGGAAAACTGTCTTCCGCCAGGAGGCCGGTTTTTTCGTCCCGGTTGATCGTAACCGGAGCCCCGGTCGCAACTGGCTGATCACCAATTTTCAGACAAAGGAAGTAATGGCCCTGCATGTCGCTATTTCTAAAACCGGCCACGGTAAAGACAGGAGTCGGGCCAGCTTTGCTTTTTAACCGAATCGATACACCTTCAACCCGGCG
The Rhodospirillaceae bacterium genome window above contains:
- a CDS encoding serine protease, with the protein product MSEFDSPDFDIVTRPKQEDVSFDLASTLGAVVSLTSRTPENAFTAQTLGTERAGNGVLIRDDGLILTIGYLITEAEAVWVVDNDGKACAAHVVGYDQETGLGLVQAMGRLDIKPLEIGSSSSLYEGEPVVFAGSGGRENSMTAEIVSIREFAGYWEYVLDKAIFINPAHPNWGGGAMIGMDGTLRGIGSLFVQQAQGDETPMNGNMVVPIDLLAPIMDDLLMYGKPNRPTRPWLGILTAEVNQHLMIGGLANGGPAQKAGIEAGDLILEIAGRPVNELVEMYRYIWASGDAGVDVPMEILRDGETMQVQVRSASRSDYFVSPKVH
- a CDS encoding EAL domain-containing protein, with the translated sequence MEAVQNVADDTSQIDKLKAERTRFLAFSFCWAQLLIELDAGFKVVFAEGPTQAIFGRAPTTLIGNAFDALVADDDVPIGRGILKSMDERRVEGVSIRLKSKAGPTPVFTVAGFRNSDMQGHYFLCLKIGDQPVATGAPVTINRDEKTGLLAEDSFPDIAAEKLNELRAKGEDANFTLVKVPELDELAGRLGKEGGKDLVSQISSQLKEHSVGGDTAAKIGEDGFGLVHDSGVNIDDLKAQITAISKASDPLGKGVAVETATTNVAESDASSEDIGMGLIFTINKFRKTEGRDFSMQGLCDSLGSLATEAAKYNTMFDKAIGDNNFKPVFHPIINIQSGEIHHYESLVRFNMDDFDESPYEAITYAEETGRIHEFDIAMVHKVVEWLNTKPRNSDKYRVAVNISGNSVDKPEYVTALHKLLRENIWLKDKLMFEITESARMSDLESANDFIQSLRKQGYHVCLDDFGAGAASFQYLSTLEVDVVKLDGSAIANAQKWHKGKAFLSALADLCEKMGVETIAEWIENDTDFNFVKECGIDYVQGFLFGKPSLDADDFTQLPSGHLFTGKGNPGGGAASRMRRA
- a CDS encoding FMN-binding negative transcriptional regulator encodes the protein MYTPPAYRQEDPAVLHDLIDEFGFATLVTLGPEGPTANHIPMLIDRGEGPYGRLRGHLSKGNPQFLEMRSEVPALAIFQGPHTYVSPNWYPSKQEHGKVVPTWNYVAVHATGPLTVIEDDEGLMRIIDDLTRKHEQNFENPWNISDAPDDYIQRMLKGIIGFEIQIGKLEGKWKMSQNKPKIEDRRGVIEGLNASGNLADGEVAAIMSKILED
- a CDS encoding VOC family protein, giving the protein MADSVIQLIGLDHVVIRAHDSERLIRFYCDVLGCTIDRQTGPEIGLTQLRAGNSQIDILTPGGRLSNEKGALPGTEAHNMDHFCLQVEPFDGEAIQAYLKSHGVETTGFGDRFGAKGYGPSLYLNDPEGNTVELKGPPIKDSASS